The Daphnia pulex isolate KAP4 chromosome 3, ASM2113471v1 genome includes a region encoding these proteins:
- the LOC124191038 gene encoding carboxypeptidase B-like, giving the protein MKRLVICWISLISFCTAIQYDGYRVYEARPNNAAQVEALSNLELSELFDFWTTARLNTPTDIMTPPEQVEELLDFLKSHSIQYRLKIGDVQQVIDEQRNKIPSEMIQGLSSKSYNLTWDNYYRYDDIREFAYALSASYPQLVTVSVAGKSYEDRDLILIKISSGGSGTKNAIFVDGGIHACEWISPATVTYIIRELVENYDAHPQYVDDVDWFFMPLVNPDGYEFAHTESRLWRKNRRIHDETNTTCIGTDINRNFDYHFNEGGSSDNPCAPTYNGGQPFTEPESRALRDAILAEANRTKSYLTVHSYGQHWLTPWGWTTEYPDDYDAMFALATDAVAALTVVYGTVYDIGSSANLLYANSGPSDDWAKGVAGIPYTYTIELRDQGPVYGFLLPPDQIIPSGIETWEAFKVIAEAVAQMV; this is encoded by the exons ATGAAGAGACTGGTGATTTGTTGGATTtctctgatttcattttgcaCGGCTATTCAATACGATGG CTACCGAGTTTATGAGGCTAGGCCCAACAATGCAGCTCAGGTGGAAGCGTTATCAAATTTAGAGTTGTcggaattatttgatttctggACTACGGCGCGCCTGAACACACCGACTGACATTATGACCCCTCCAGAACAAGTGGAAGAAttgcttgattttttaaagagccATTCCATCCAATATCGTCTAAAAATTGGAGATGTTCAACA aGTAATTGACgaacaacgaaacaaaattcctAGCGAAATGATTCAAGGACTTTCTTCTAAAAGTTACAACCTTACCTGGGACAATTATTACCGCTATGACGAT ATTCGAGAGTTTGCTTATGCATTAAGTGCCTCCTACCCGCAATTGGTAACTGTTTCTGTTGCCGGAAAAAGTTACGAGGATCGAGAC TTGATTCTGATCAAAATATCCAGCGGAGGATCGGGAACTAAAAATGCCATTTTCGTGGACGGAG GAATCCATGCCTGCGAATGGATTTCACCAGCGAC GGTGACCTACATAATCCGTGAATTAGTGGAAAATTACGATGCACATCCACAGTACGTTGACGACGTCGACTGGTTTTTCATGCCATTAGTCAATCCCGATGGATACGAATTCGCCCATACTGAG AGCCGATTGTGGAGAAAGAACCGACGCATCCACGACGAAACCAACACCACTTGTATCGGGACGGACATCAACCGTAACTTTGACTACCACTTTAACG AGGGCGGATCAAGCGATAATCCCTGCGCTCCAACATATAATGGAGGCCAGCCTTTCACCGAGCCGGAGTCGAGGGCCCTACGTGACGCGATTTTGGCCGAGGCTAACCGAACCAAATCCTATTTGACAGTGCATTCCTATGGACAG CACTGGTTAACTCCTTGGGGGTGGACTACAGAATATCCTGATGACTACGATGCGATG tTCGCCCTGGCCACCGATGCTGTTGCAGCTCTGACTGTGGTGTACGGAACTGTTTACGACATTGGCAGTTCAGCCAATTTGCTTT ATGCCAACAGTGGACCAAGCGACGACTGGGCTAAAGGAGTAGCTGGAATCCCTTACACTTACACGATTGAGTTGCGTGATCAAGGGCCTGTCTACGGTTTTCTCCTTCCACCTGA TCAAATTATACCGTCGGGGATCGAGACTTGGGAAGCTTTCAAAGTGATCGCTGAAGCCGTGGCTCAAATGGTTTAA
- the LOC124191040 gene encoding seipin-like isoform X2: MANSLMSDVIDGYRKQVLLAAFSFKDWVYRVFAFLLTTSFILWLSVFIYVTFYYSYVPAISHIRPVHLEFKSCQESLGVCSNPTANVTLTHQRQLLQSNQPYNIIVDLELPESEANKQLGMFMVQVTLTGRNGKFIATSKRSAMLRYKSWILHFLGTVMFSPAMLLGPIMEEKQTLKVEMFSEFLEAPDNPVTNVNVEIESRWVQLYSAKLRIQAEFVGLRYFMFYWPTISATIGVSTHVVLLSFLVGYIWYRLLNPNQVVVRVGMNRATSSAMLGAVASQPTIATVEPQQPEDAQSKTLEQRRMEAREILMKEKKRQLTSPGVFTERARSRSFSTVPAMTRSPSYGGPLRIEELTPAPTPPPVEEKEGIAKRVTFE; this comes from the exons ATGGCTAACAGCTTAATGAGTGATGTGATTGATGGTTACCGAAAGCAAGTGCTTCTTGCTGCCTTTTCCTTCAAAGACTGGGTTTACAGAGTTTTTGCATTCCTACTTACAACATCCTTCATTTTGTGGCTTTCTGTATTCATTTATGTTACATTCTACTATTCATATGTTCCAGCTATTTCCCACATCAGACCTGTTCATCTAGAATTCAA GTCCTGCCAAGAATCATTAGGGGTGTGCTCAAATCCTACTGCAAATGTAACACTAACACATCAAAGGCAGTTGCTACAGAGCAATCAACCTTACAACATAATTGTAGATCTTGAATTGCCAGAGTCTGAGGCCAACAAGCAACTTGGCATGTTTATGGTGCAG GTCACATTGACTGGCAGGAATGGCAAATTTATAGCAACATCAAAAAGAAGTGCTATGCTTCGTTACAAGTCATGGATTCTTCATTTCCTTGGCACTGTCATGTTTTCCCCAGCCATGTTACTTGGACCTATAAtggaagagaaacaaacactGAAAGTGGAAATGTTCTCTGAATTTTTGGAAGCCCCA gaCAATCCAGTAACCAATGTCAATGTAGAAATAGAAAGTCGCTGGGTGCAGCTGTATTCTGCCAAACTACGAATTCAAGCTGAATTTGTAGGATTGCGTTATTTCATGTTCTATTGGCCTACTATTTCTGCCACCATCGGTGTATCTACTCATGTCGTGTTACTTTCGTTTTTGGTTGGGTACATTTGGTATCGTCTTTTGAATCCAAATCAG GTTGTTGTGCGTGTTGGCATGAATCGTGCAACTTCATCGGCCATGTTAGGAGCTGTTGCTAGTCAGCCTACCATTGCTACTGTCGAACCTCAGCAGCCTGAAGATGCCCAAAGCAAAACTTTGGAGCAGCGTAGGATGGAAGCCAGAGAAAtattgatgaaagaaaaaaaacggcagcTGACATCGCCTGGCGTATTTACAGAAC GTGCTCGCAGCCGTTCTTTCAGCACCGTGCCAGCCATGACTAGAAGTCCATCGTACGGTGGCCCTCTTCGCATTGAGGAACTGACTCCCGCTCCAACGCCTCCTCCagtggaagagaaagaaggtaTCGCCAAACGAGTCACCTTTGAATAA
- the LOC124191040 gene encoding seipin-like isoform X1 has translation MANSLMSDVIDGYRKQVLLAAFSFKDWVYRVFAFLLTTSFILWLSVFIYVTFYYSYVPAISHIRPVHLEFKSCQESLGVCSNPTANVTLTHQRQLLQSNQPYNIIVDLELPESEANKQLGMFMVQVTLTGRNGKFIATSKRSAMLRYKSWILHFLGTVMFSPAMLLGPIMEEKQTLKVEMFSEFLEAPDNPVTNVNVEIESRWVQLYSAKLRIQAEFVGLRYFMFYWPTISATIGVSTHVVLLSFLVGYIWYRLLNPNQVVVRVGMNRATSSAMLGAVASQPTIATVEPQQPEDAQSKTLEQRRMEAREILMKEKKRQLTSPGVFTERARSRSFSTVPAMTRSPSYGGPLRIEELTPAPTPPPVEEKEDFSNEGLVMNADTSPELRRRIVTATAAKEAKIDDPCL, from the exons ATGGCTAACAGCTTAATGAGTGATGTGATTGATGGTTACCGAAAGCAAGTGCTTCTTGCTGCCTTTTCCTTCAAAGACTGGGTTTACAGAGTTTTTGCATTCCTACTTACAACATCCTTCATTTTGTGGCTTTCTGTATTCATTTATGTTACATTCTACTATTCATATGTTCCAGCTATTTCCCACATCAGACCTGTTCATCTAGAATTCAA GTCCTGCCAAGAATCATTAGGGGTGTGCTCAAATCCTACTGCAAATGTAACACTAACACATCAAAGGCAGTTGCTACAGAGCAATCAACCTTACAACATAATTGTAGATCTTGAATTGCCAGAGTCTGAGGCCAACAAGCAACTTGGCATGTTTATGGTGCAG GTCACATTGACTGGCAGGAATGGCAAATTTATAGCAACATCAAAAAGAAGTGCTATGCTTCGTTACAAGTCATGGATTCTTCATTTCCTTGGCACTGTCATGTTTTCCCCAGCCATGTTACTTGGACCTATAAtggaagagaaacaaacactGAAAGTGGAAATGTTCTCTGAATTTTTGGAAGCCCCA gaCAATCCAGTAACCAATGTCAATGTAGAAATAGAAAGTCGCTGGGTGCAGCTGTATTCTGCCAAACTACGAATTCAAGCTGAATTTGTAGGATTGCGTTATTTCATGTTCTATTGGCCTACTATTTCTGCCACCATCGGTGTATCTACTCATGTCGTGTTACTTTCGTTTTTGGTTGGGTACATTTGGTATCGTCTTTTGAATCCAAATCAG GTTGTTGTGCGTGTTGGCATGAATCGTGCAACTTCATCGGCCATGTTAGGAGCTGTTGCTAGTCAGCCTACCATTGCTACTGTCGAACCTCAGCAGCCTGAAGATGCCCAAAGCAAAACTTTGGAGCAGCGTAGGATGGAAGCCAGAGAAAtattgatgaaagaaaaaaaacggcagcTGACATCGCCTGGCGTATTTACAGAAC GTGCTCGCAGCCGTTCTTTCAGCACCGTGCCAGCCATGACTAGAAGTCCATCGTACGGTGGCCCTCTTCGCATTGAGGAACTGACTCCCGCTCCAACGCCTCCTCCagtggaagagaaagaag ATTTTTCAAACGAAGGGCTAGTTATGAATGCGGATACATCGCCGGAATTACGTCGTAGAATAGTAACGGCCACGGCAGCCAAAGAGGCCAAGATAGACGATCCTTGCTTGTGA
- the LOC124191037 gene encoding uncharacterized protein LOC124191037 isoform X1: MISQLLIIRRSRRIMSTMWSPGSLKVVNSESSQILQELIADLRYVSFFSLSNDPDLLVVGYNDSTLHLFSITNPKKSQALSFEANIVSTWFSSKGIFAILGCNMIAFITKSKEIWKTKSMYNFELNEKKIVACFSLPTGIIIFIQQADCLVVGLSKNPPEWHQIARLDCLEAAESVYACLSPLSEPQSSVILIGTQDGHVYQLQISKKNLTLLCDIQQPVTSILNVDSQTTVIVGKYGKIAMLNGSTKETLISFSPTAVEDCFYSKQKLYLMGSNQLLSMEMKTSAETGFLSDANYCKVKFIRSVHVNEETVFILTENGTIYQSSLVFGSNEDQPRRERSGAEVKPILQEIHRCADQTKALSAISDRVLLDVAQLSVALHMVNQNVSNSFPVTIRSFSDPHSPRSQNLIVSITNKSAWNLSSLHWSFQICAQRINQSSLLLREEWKTGDMVELEHHLVLPDDTFGAEVKTSLIFRVVDLKKHPEPQSLCFFPLSTIKLSVLDFLEPAAANLFDEKNNVSDVLGFSRTQIRGCPWPILLQQSWHRGFAQKFGYTSPLQIVVRCGSHLVRMILKEDENHSDKIWILRIETSNSNLLRLLCTEIFQLVEARHPLTKSDVVNIPSYVLAQLQNLRGRLNYLQSLSNWDESDMEPLVEEFRLLMAKQFSVR; encoded by the exons ATGATTAGTCAACTGCTAATCATCAGAAG AAGTCGCAGAATAATGTCAACAATGTGGTCGCCAGGCAGTTTGAAAGTGGTAAACAGTGAGAGTTCTCAAATTTTGCAAGAACTTATTGCTGACTTGCGATatgtttcattcttttctctatcAAATGATCCCGACCTGTTAGTGGTCGGGTATAATGACTCCACTTTGCATCTTTTCTCAATtaccaaccccaaaaaatcacAG GCTTTATCTTTTGAGGCAAATATTGTGTCGACTTGGTTTTCATCTAAAGGAATTTTTGCAATACTGGGTTGTAATATGATTGCCTTCATCACTAAATC GAAAGAgatatggaaaacaaaatcaatgtacaactttgaattgaatgaaaagaaaatagttgcATGCTTCTCATTACCTACTGGCATAATTATCTTCATTCAACAGGCTGATTGCCTTGTTGTTGGATTATCTAAAAATCCACCAGAATGGCACCAGATTGCCAGACTTGACTGCCTGGAGGCAGCTGAAAGTGTGTATGCCTGTCTCTCACCATTATCAGAACCTCAGTCTTCTGTAATTTTGATAGGGACTCAAGATGGTCATGTCTACCAACTGCAAATTagcaagaaaaatttaacacTTTTGTGTGATATTCAACAACCTGTTACATCCATTTTGAATGTAGACAGccaaacaacagtcattgtGGGAAAGTATGGGAAAATTGCTATGCTCAATGGATCAACCAAAGAgacattgatttcattttcaccaaCAGCTGTTGAAGATTGCTTCTATTCTAAACAAAAGCTTTACCTGATGGGCTCTAACCAACTGCTATCTATGGAAATGAAAACCTCAGCTGAAACCGGCTTTCTAAGTGATGCGAATTATTGCAAAGTCAAATTTATTCGATCCGTCCACGTAAACGAAGAAACTGTTTTCATCTTAACCGAAAATGGAACCATCTACCAAAGCAGCCTCGTGTTTGGATCCAATGAAGACCAACCACGTCGTGAACGCAGCGGTGCCGAAGTCAAGCCAATTTTGCAGGAGATTCATCGCTGTGCCGATCAAACGAAAGCTTTGAGCGCTATTAGCGATCGTGTTCTCCTTGATGTCGCCCAGCTCTCTGTAGCACTACACATGGTCAATCAAAACGTCAGCAATAGCTTTCCGGTCACAATCCGAAGTTTCTCCGATCCTCACAGTCCTCGAAGCCAGAACTTGATTGTATCTATTACCAACAAGTCCGCATGGAATCTGTCATCATTGCACTGGTCTTTTCAAATCTGTGCCCAACGAATCAATCAAAGTTCTCTTTTGCTCAGAGAAGAATGGAAAACGGGTGATATGGTGGAGCTGGAACATCATTTGGTCCTTCCGGACGACACATTTGGGGCAGAAGTCAAGACATCTCTCATCTTCCGCGTGGTGGACCTGAAAAAGCATCCTGAGCCGCAATCCCTTTGCTTTTTCCCGTTATCTACCATTAAACTCTCCGTGCTGGATTTTTTAGAACCGGCTGCGGCCAATTTATTTGACgagaaaaataatgtttcaGACGTGTTGGGATTCAGCCGCACCCAAATTAGAGGCTGCCCGTGGCCGATCCTGCTGCAACAGAGTTGGCATCGCGGCTTCGCCCAAAAATTTGGTTATACCTCTCCGTTGCAAATAGTTGTACGTTGTGGATCGCATTTAGTGCGGATGATTTTGAAGGAAGATGAGAATCATTCAGACAAGATATGGATACTCCGAATCGAAACCTCCAACTCAAATCTTTTGCGCTTATTGTGTACTGAAATTTTCCAGTTGGTTGAAGCTCGTCATCCGCTTACCAAGTCGGACGTTGTCAACATTCCAAGCTATGTCCTCGCTCAACTGCag AATCTGAGAGGACGACTCAATTATCTCCAAAGCCTTAGTAATTGGGATGAGTCGGATATGGAGCCGCTGGTGGAAGAATTTCGTCTTCTTATGGCCAAGCAGTTTTCTGTTCGATGA
- the LOC124191037 gene encoding uncharacterized protein LOC124191037 isoform X2 has translation MIAFITKSKEIWKTKSMYNFELNEKKIVACFSLPTGIIIFIQQADCLVVGLSKNPPEWHQIARLDCLEAAESVYACLSPLSEPQSSVILIGTQDGHVYQLQISKKNLTLLCDIQQPVTSILNVDSQTTVIVGKYGKIAMLNGSTKETLISFSPTAVEDCFYSKQKLYLMGSNQLLSMEMKTSAETGFLSDANYCKVKFIRSVHVNEETVFILTENGTIYQSSLVFGSNEDQPRRERSGAEVKPILQEIHRCADQTKALSAISDRVLLDVAQLSVALHMVNQNVSNSFPVTIRSFSDPHSPRSQNLIVSITNKSAWNLSSLHWSFQICAQRINQSSLLLREEWKTGDMVELEHHLVLPDDTFGAEVKTSLIFRVVDLKKHPEPQSLCFFPLSTIKLSVLDFLEPAAANLFDEKNNVSDVLGFSRTQIRGCPWPILLQQSWHRGFAQKFGYTSPLQIVVRCGSHLVRMILKEDENHSDKIWILRIETSNSNLLRLLCTEIFQLVEARHPLTKSDVVNIPSYVLAQLQNLRGRLNYLQSLSNWDESDMEPLVEEFRLLMAKQFSVR, from the exons ATGATTGCCTTCATCACTAAATC GAAAGAgatatggaaaacaaaatcaatgtacaactttgaattgaatgaaaagaaaatagttgcATGCTTCTCATTACCTACTGGCATAATTATCTTCATTCAACAGGCTGATTGCCTTGTTGTTGGATTATCTAAAAATCCACCAGAATGGCACCAGATTGCCAGACTTGACTGCCTGGAGGCAGCTGAAAGTGTGTATGCCTGTCTCTCACCATTATCAGAACCTCAGTCTTCTGTAATTTTGATAGGGACTCAAGATGGTCATGTCTACCAACTGCAAATTagcaagaaaaatttaacacTTTTGTGTGATATTCAACAACCTGTTACATCCATTTTGAATGTAGACAGccaaacaacagtcattgtGGGAAAGTATGGGAAAATTGCTATGCTCAATGGATCAACCAAAGAgacattgatttcattttcaccaaCAGCTGTTGAAGATTGCTTCTATTCTAAACAAAAGCTTTACCTGATGGGCTCTAACCAACTGCTATCTATGGAAATGAAAACCTCAGCTGAAACCGGCTTTCTAAGTGATGCGAATTATTGCAAAGTCAAATTTATTCGATCCGTCCACGTAAACGAAGAAACTGTTTTCATCTTAACCGAAAATGGAACCATCTACCAAAGCAGCCTCGTGTTTGGATCCAATGAAGACCAACCACGTCGTGAACGCAGCGGTGCCGAAGTCAAGCCAATTTTGCAGGAGATTCATCGCTGTGCCGATCAAACGAAAGCTTTGAGCGCTATTAGCGATCGTGTTCTCCTTGATGTCGCCCAGCTCTCTGTAGCACTACACATGGTCAATCAAAACGTCAGCAATAGCTTTCCGGTCACAATCCGAAGTTTCTCCGATCCTCACAGTCCTCGAAGCCAGAACTTGATTGTATCTATTACCAACAAGTCCGCATGGAATCTGTCATCATTGCACTGGTCTTTTCAAATCTGTGCCCAACGAATCAATCAAAGTTCTCTTTTGCTCAGAGAAGAATGGAAAACGGGTGATATGGTGGAGCTGGAACATCATTTGGTCCTTCCGGACGACACATTTGGGGCAGAAGTCAAGACATCTCTCATCTTCCGCGTGGTGGACCTGAAAAAGCATCCTGAGCCGCAATCCCTTTGCTTTTTCCCGTTATCTACCATTAAACTCTCCGTGCTGGATTTTTTAGAACCGGCTGCGGCCAATTTATTTGACgagaaaaataatgtttcaGACGTGTTGGGATTCAGCCGCACCCAAATTAGAGGCTGCCCGTGGCCGATCCTGCTGCAACAGAGTTGGCATCGCGGCTTCGCCCAAAAATTTGGTTATACCTCTCCGTTGCAAATAGTTGTACGTTGTGGATCGCATTTAGTGCGGATGATTTTGAAGGAAGATGAGAATCATTCAGACAAGATATGGATACTCCGAATCGAAACCTCCAACTCAAATCTTTTGCGCTTATTGTGTACTGAAATTTTCCAGTTGGTTGAAGCTCGTCATCCGCTTACCAAGTCGGACGTTGTCAACATTCCAAGCTATGTCCTCGCTCAACTGCag AATCTGAGAGGACGACTCAATTATCTCCAAAGCCTTAGTAATTGGGATGAGTCGGATATGGAGCCGCTGGTGGAAGAATTTCGTCTTCTTATGGCCAAGCAGTTTTCTGTTCGATGA